In Primulina eburnea isolate SZY01 chromosome 14, ASM2296580v1, whole genome shotgun sequence, the following proteins share a genomic window:
- the LOC140812772 gene encoding uncharacterized protein At4g00950-like, giving the protein MEGRDERQHSAPNILILTPPNLPLLNIYAPSMNGHSHSPSPRHSGAETPPLQTLASVPFRWEEQPGKPRPCAAVLPEPMKCLELPPCKASKTPSPTAVLDGPYNVGRPKFSSFRYFRDSLDSYSSSPADDAALIGNKRITRQKATGLFGRSLRWKVTGQKENDRDTFGCSPSDDTKKVEIEANTRRNAKSTPLWASIYEGLKHVIPWKSAKKSKKDDHR; this is encoded by the exons ATGGAAGGAAGGGACGAACGCCAGCACTCTGCGCCGAATATACTGATTCTCACTCCGCCTAACCTTCCATTGTTGAACATATATGCGCCATCCATGAACGGCCACAGCCACTCTCCTAGTCCTCGACACTCGG GTGCGGAAACCCCGCCGCTGCAGACCTTAGCTTCGGTTCCATTCAGATGGGAGGAGCAGCCAGGAAAGCCCCGACCCTGCGCAGCAGTTCTACCCGAACCCATGAAGTGCTTGGAGCTTCCACCCTGCAAAGCTTCCAAAACGCCGTCGCCCACTGCAGTCCTCGACGGGCCTTACAATGTGGGACGACCCAAATTCTCTTCCTTCAGATATTTTAGAGATTCCTTAGACAGTTACAGCAGCAGTCCTGCGGATGATGCAGCACTCATCGGCAACAAACGTATTACAAGGCAAAAGGCAACTGGGCTATTCGGTAGAAGCTTGAGATGGAAGGTGACTGGTCAAAAGGAGAACGACAGGGATACTTTCGGATGCTCACCCTCCGACGATACTAAGAAGGTGGAAATCGAGGCAAATACGAGAAGAAACGCGAAATCTACTCCCCTGTGG GCGTCCATATACGAGGGCTTGAAGCACGTTATACCATGGAAGAGTGCAAAAAAATCGAAGAAAGATGACCATCGCTGA
- the LOC140812921 gene encoding LOW QUALITY PROTEIN: pentatricopeptide repeat-containing protein At5g08510-like (The sequence of the model RefSeq protein was modified relative to this genomic sequence to represent the inferred CDS: inserted 1 base in 1 codon): MNQLKQIHANTLRNGTDFTNXMITKLLEIPDIDYAHKLLDQTPNPSLFLYNKLIQAYHSRGLHFQCFLLYSGILRHCFYPNPHSFTYLFAACANLSYPLQGQMLHSHFVKFGLDYDVYASTALVDMYAKMGLLHLARKQFDGMNDKDIPTWNSLIAGYAKSGCLDEAFSLFLATPSRNVISWTALISGYSQNGKFREALEMYMEMEREGRVRPNEVTIASVLPARANLGALEIGQRIEAYARANGYIKNLFVSNAVLELYARCGAIEKAMQLFENIGGNKNLCSWNTMIMGLAVHGRCDEALKLFNQLLRNGMKPDDVTFVGTILACTHGGMVAEGRELFNAMEKIFFVLPKLEHYGCMVDLLGRAGLLQEAYKLIKTMPMKPDSVVWGTLLGACSFHGNVEFAEKAAESLFKLEPWNPGNYVILSNIYVKGGKWDGVTKLRRLMKGYNVTKAAGHSFIEEGGIIHKFIVEDKSHPRSDQILSVLHCVTAQIKIDEDHKIDWDFISEEIGTVQTD, translated from the exons ATGAACCAGCTGAAACAGATACACGCCAATACGCTGAGAAATGGCACAGACTTCACTA ACATGATCACCAAGCTTTTGGAAATCCCAGACATAGACTATGCCCACAAGCTGCTCGACCAAACGCCTAATCCATCACTCTTCCTCTACAATAAACTCATCCAGGCCTATCATTCTCGTGGCCTACATTTCCAATGCTTCCTTCTCTATTCTGGAATCCTTCGCCATTGCTTTTACCCCAATCCGCACTCATTCACTTATCTCTTTGCTGCATGCGCAAACCTTTCATATCCTTTGCAGGGCCAGATGCTGCACTCTCATTTTGTCAAGTTTGGGCTTGATTATGATGTATATGCCTCAACTGCTTTGGTTGACATGTATGCTAAAATGGGCTTGTTGCATCTGGCGAGAAAACAGTTTGATGGGATGAACGATAAAGATATCCCCACCTGGAATTCCTTAATTGCGGGGTACGCGAAAAGTGGGTGTTTGGATGAAGCCTTCAGCTTATTCTTGGCTACACCATCAAGAAATGTGATATCTTGGACTGCATTGATTTCTGGATACTCGCAAAATGGGAAGTTTAGGGAGGCTTTGGAAATGTACATGGAAATGGAGAGAGAGGGAAGGGTGAGGCCTAATGAAGTGACGATAGCTAGTGTTCTTCCAGCACGCGCGAATCTCGGTGCGTTGGAGATTGGACAAAGGATTGAAGCTTATGCTCGAGCCAATGGTTATATAAAAAATCTGTTTGTCAGCAACGCGGTGCTTGAACTGTATGCGCGGTGTGGTGCAATTGAGAAAGCAATGCAATTGTTTGAAAACATTGGAggaaataaaaatttgtgttcTTGGAATACTATGATCATGGGTTTAGCAGTTCATGGAAGATGTGATGAAGCTCTCAAGCTATTTAACCAATTGCTG AGAAATGGCATGAAGCCGGATGATGTCACATTTGTGGGGACAATTCTTGCATGCACTCATGGTGGCATGGTTGCTGAAGGCCGGGAGCTCTTCAATGCtatggagaaaatattttttgtccTTCCAAAGCTAGAACATTATGGGTGCATGGTTGATCTTCTAGGTCGAGCCGGTTTGCTGCAAGAGGCTTATAAGCTTATAAAAACTATGCCCATGAAGCCCGATTCCGTTGTATGGGGAACTTTGCTAGGGGCTTGTAGTTTCCATGGCAATGTAGAGTTTGCAGAGAAAGCTGCTGAGTCGCTCTTTAAGTTGGAGCCTTGGAATCCAGGTAACTATGTGATTCTTTCCAATATATATGTAAAAGGAGGGAAATGGGATGGAGTTACGAAACTTAGGAGGTTGATGAAGGGATACAATGTGACAAAAGCAGCAGGACATAGCTTCATTGAAGAAGGAGGCATAATCCACAAGTTTATagtcgaggataagtctcatcCGAGGTCTGATCAGATACTTTCTGTGTTGCATTGTGTCACAGCTCAAATAAAGATTGATGAAGATCATAAGATTGATTGGGATTTCATCAGTGAGGAAATAGGGACAGTGCAAACAGATTGA